The Blastococcus sp. HT6-4 genome window below encodes:
- a CDS encoding protein phosphatase 2C domain-containing protein, translating into MTLVLRYAARSDRGLIRGNNQDSVYAGPRLLAVADGMGGHAAGDVASKVVIAALEHLDDDAPSGDMLQALRAAVHEGSEHLREVIRESPQLEGMGTTLTAILFAGGRLALCHVGDSRAYLLRDGEFSQITHDDTFVQTLIDDGRITPEEANHHPQRSLLLRALNGQDVEPDLSMREARAGDRYLLCSDGLSGVVSEETLADALKDPDPEATADRLIELALRSGGPDNITVIVADVLEDTGGNGRFDPVVDGAAGDNVGQRQVDPRSAAGRAALADPGPPPPPPPTLPTGGGPSARRRPLRVLLVAGALLTVLVAGAIGTYVWALDHWFVGVNGSGDDQQVAVFRGLDASVLGLDFYRLDRGTDLAVSDLTPAARSRVQDSITADDSGHADRILAALRDQRLPLCRSIDADTTAPDTADPAVSTPPATPTTAQDAVPGEPALPEAPLTEETTDAASARTTSSSVPGVNCREAG; encoded by the coding sequence GTGACCCTGGTTCTCCGCTACGCCGCGCGCTCCGACCGCGGCCTCATCCGCGGCAACAACCAGGACTCGGTCTACGCCGGGCCCCGGCTGCTGGCCGTGGCCGACGGCATGGGCGGCCACGCCGCCGGTGACGTGGCGAGCAAGGTCGTGATCGCCGCGCTCGAGCACCTCGACGACGACGCGCCGTCCGGCGACATGCTGCAGGCGCTGCGCGCCGCGGTGCACGAGGGCAGCGAGCACCTGCGCGAGGTGATCCGCGAATCGCCCCAGCTGGAGGGCATGGGCACCACGCTCACCGCCATCCTGTTCGCCGGTGGCCGGCTGGCGCTGTGCCACGTCGGCGACTCCCGCGCCTACCTGCTGCGCGACGGCGAGTTCTCCCAGATCACCCACGACGACACCTTCGTGCAGACGCTGATCGACGACGGCCGGATCACGCCCGAGGAGGCCAACCACCACCCGCAGCGGTCGCTCCTGCTGCGCGCGCTCAACGGCCAGGACGTCGAGCCGGACCTCTCGATGCGCGAGGCACGCGCCGGCGACCGGTACCTGCTGTGCTCCGACGGGCTGTCCGGCGTCGTCAGCGAGGAGACCCTGGCCGACGCCCTCAAGGACCCCGACCCGGAGGCCACCGCCGACCGGCTGATCGAGCTGGCCCTGCGCAGCGGCGGCCCGGACAACATCACCGTGATCGTCGCCGACGTCCTCGAGGACACCGGTGGCAACGGGCGCTTCGATCCGGTCGTCGACGGCGCTGCCGGTGACAACGTCGGGCAGCGCCAGGTCGACCCGCGGTCCGCCGCCGGCCGGGCCGCGCTCGCCGATCCCGGTCCTCCTCCCCCGCCGCCACCCACACTGCCGACGGGCGGCGGCCCCTCCGCCCGCCGCCGCCCGCTACGAGTCCTCCTGGTGGCGGGGGCCCTTCTCACCGTGCTGGTGGCGGGGGCGATCGGTACGTACGTGTGGGCGCTCGACCACTGGTTCGTGGGCGTCAACGGCAGCGGTGACGACCAGCAGGTCGCCGTCTTCCGGGGGTTGGACGCTTCCGTCCTCGGCCTGGACTTCTACCGGCTCGACCGCGGCACCGACCTCGCGGTCTCCGACCTGACCCCGGCGGCCCGCAGCCGGGTGCAGGACAGCATCACCGCCGACGACTCCGGTCACGCCGACCGGATCCTCGCGGCGCTGCGCGACCAGCGGCTGCCCCTGTGCCGCAGCATCGACGCGGACACCACCGCCCCCGACACCGCCGACCCGGCGGTGTCCACGCCACCGGCGACGCCCACCACCGCGCAGGACGCCGTCCCCGGCGAGCCGGCCCTCCCCGAGGCCCCGCTGACCGAGGAGACGACGGACGCGGCGTCGGCCCGGACGACCTCGTCGTCCGTGCCGGGGGTGAACTGCCGGGAGGCCGGCTGA
- a CDS encoding DUF3662 and FHA domain-containing protein produces the protein MLQRFERRLEGMVGLAFARLFKGKVHPAEIAKALQREADEQRSILGEGRVLAPNVYVVRLGETDFEHLGQWSDQLAGELADMVTEHIEDEGYQVFDKVTVELERDDELTTGVFEVSSRVADPARPAARSDLPPLASAPVGGHPPLPPLPPLPPLPPLRGRMATDTGKQDPSVIGRAGSRATTTHVLVVDGPGTRHELSTGRNVIGRGTEADIRLPDTGVSRKHVDVVLDGDVATVEDLGSTNGTLVNGRRVTRQPLSDGDVIRIGHSVLVYRQDGA, from the coding sequence GTGCTGCAGCGCTTCGAGCGCCGGCTCGAAGGCATGGTCGGCCTGGCGTTCGCCCGGCTCTTCAAGGGCAAGGTGCACCCGGCCGAGATCGCGAAGGCCCTCCAGCGCGAGGCCGACGAACAGCGCTCCATCCTGGGCGAGGGCCGGGTGCTGGCGCCCAACGTCTACGTCGTGCGCCTCGGCGAGACCGACTTCGAGCACCTGGGCCAGTGGTCCGACCAGCTCGCCGGCGAGCTGGCCGACATGGTCACCGAGCACATCGAGGACGAGGGCTACCAGGTCTTCGACAAGGTCACGGTCGAGCTGGAGCGCGACGACGAGCTGACCACCGGCGTGTTCGAGGTCAGCTCCCGGGTCGCCGACCCGGCCCGTCCCGCCGCCCGCTCCGACCTCCCGCCGCTGGCGTCGGCCCCCGTCGGCGGCCACCCCCCGCTCCCGCCGCTGCCCCCGCTGCCCCCGCTGCCCCCGTTGCGCGGCCGCATGGCCACCGACACCGGCAAGCAGGACCCCTCGGTCATCGGCCGGGCCGGCTCGCGCGCGACGACCACGCACGTGCTCGTCGTCGACGGGCCCGGCACGCGGCACGAGCTCTCCACCGGGCGCAACGTCATCGGCCGCGGCACGGAGGCCGACATCCGCCTCCCCGACACCGGGGTCAGCCGCAAGCACGTCGACGTCGTCCTCGACGGGGACGTCGCCACCGTCGAGGACCTCGGGTCGACCAACGGCACGCTGGTCAACGGCCGGCGCGTCACCCGGCAGCCGCTCAGCGACGGCGACGTCATCCGCATCGGCCACTCGGTCCTGGTCTACCGGCAGGACGGGGCGTGA
- a CDS encoding acyl-CoA dehydrogenase family protein encodes MAVERELPTPEAADLIGLVRDIADAELAPKAAEYEREERFPREVFRLLGDAGLMGLPFAEDVGGGGQPYEVYLQVVEELAARWASVALGISVHTLACSPVANFGTEAQRRDLLPEMVGGTLLGAYSLSEAHAGSDVAAMRASATPADDGWTARGEKAWVTHGGHADFYSTFLRTPADGERAISCFHLTPDLPGLSAARPEEKMGLTGSTTSALHLDDVPIPADRLVGEPGRGMAIALGALDSGRLGISAVAVGLAQSALDVAVGYAVEREAFGRPIAEHQGVSFLLADMAAAVESARATYLVAARRKDAGKPFSRQASIAKLVATDAAMKVTTDAVQVLGGAGYTRDHPAERYMREAKVMQIFEGTNQIQRMVIGRHLTSAVAPAAG; translated from the coding sequence GTGGCCGTCGAGCGCGAACTGCCCACCCCCGAGGCCGCCGACCTGATCGGCCTCGTCCGCGACATCGCCGACGCCGAGCTCGCGCCGAAGGCGGCGGAGTACGAGCGCGAGGAACGCTTCCCCCGCGAGGTCTTCCGGCTGCTCGGCGACGCCGGGCTGATGGGGCTGCCCTTCGCCGAGGACGTCGGTGGGGGCGGGCAGCCGTACGAGGTCTACCTGCAGGTGGTCGAGGAGCTGGCCGCGCGGTGGGCGAGCGTCGCGCTCGGCATCAGCGTGCACACCCTCGCCTGCTCCCCCGTCGCCAACTTCGGCACCGAGGCGCAGCGCCGCGACCTGCTGCCGGAGATGGTCGGCGGCACCCTCCTGGGCGCCTACTCCCTGTCCGAGGCGCACGCGGGCTCCGACGTCGCGGCCATGCGCGCCAGCGCCACGCCTGCCGACGACGGCTGGACCGCCCGGGGCGAGAAGGCCTGGGTCACCCACGGCGGGCACGCCGACTTCTACTCGACGTTCCTCCGCACGCCGGCCGACGGCGAACGCGCGATCTCCTGCTTCCACCTCACCCCGGACCTGCCCGGGTTGAGCGCGGCGAGGCCCGAGGAGAAGATGGGCCTCACCGGCTCCACGACGTCGGCGCTCCACCTGGACGACGTGCCGATCCCGGCCGACCGCCTGGTCGGCGAGCCCGGCCGCGGCATGGCGATCGCCCTCGGCGCCCTGGACTCCGGCCGGCTGGGGATCAGCGCCGTCGCCGTCGGGCTGGCGCAGTCCGCCCTGGACGTCGCCGTCGGCTACGCCGTGGAGCGCGAGGCGTTCGGCCGCCCCATCGCCGAGCACCAGGGCGTGTCCTTCCTGCTCGCCGACATGGCCGCCGCCGTGGAGTCCGCCCGGGCCACCTACCTGGTCGCCGCCCGCCGCAAGGACGCCGGCAAGCCGTTCTCCCGGCAGGCCAGCATCGCCAAGCTCGTGGCCACCGACGCCGCGATGAAGGTGACCACCGACGCCGTCCAGGTGCTCGGTGGCGCCGGCTACACGCGCGACCACCCGGCGGAGCGCTACATGCGCGAGGCGAAGGTCATGCAGATCTTCGAGGGCACCAACCAGATCCAGCGGATGGTCATCGGGCGCCACCTCACCTCCGCGGTCGCGCCGGCCGCCGGCTGA
- a CDS encoding DUF1707 domain-containing protein has translation MPEPHLRAADTDRAAVAALLGQAMSEGRLTVAEYDERLAGAYSARTFGELAELTADLPRTSGATTSRSAAPATPRNATHPACAGAWRGPAGAWGGHAGGRQAWGSWASTALIVLVIWAVTSVVAAQFLYFWPFWVIVPWGAMLLMGSLGARGRRDDGQLTG, from the coding sequence ATGCCCGAGCCCCACCTGCGCGCCGCCGACACCGACCGCGCCGCCGTCGCCGCCCTCCTCGGCCAGGCGATGTCCGAGGGGCGGCTCACCGTCGCCGAGTACGACGAGCGGCTGGCGGGTGCCTACAGCGCGCGCACCTTCGGCGAGCTGGCCGAGCTGACCGCCGACCTGCCCCGCACCTCCGGCGCGACCACGTCCCGGTCGGCTGCCCCCGCCACACCCCGGAACGCCACCCACCCCGCCTGCGCCGGAGCCTGGCGCGGGCCGGCGGGAGCCTGGGGCGGGCACGCCGGCGGCCGCCAGGCCTGGGGCTCGTGGGCGAGCACGGCGCTGATCGTGCTGGTCATCTGGGCCGTCACGTCGGTCGTCGCCGCGCAGTTCCTCTACTTCTGGCCGTTCTGGGTCATCGTCCCGTGGGGCGCGATGCTCCTGATGGGAAGTCTCGGTGCCCGTGGCCGGCGCGACGACGGGCAGCTCACCGGCTGA
- a CDS encoding FHA domain-containing protein, with amino-acid sequence MSELVLQIFRFGFLLLLWLFIFAAFRVVRADLFGGRPGRVASVPPRSSAPKKRGNRGPKSLVVTAGPLSGTKITLGDQPILIGRADDSTLVLTDDFASSRHARLTNRGGQWYVEDLGSTNGTYLDQQRVQGPLLVGPGQPIRIGQTALELRS; translated from the coding sequence GTGAGCGAGCTGGTGCTGCAGATCTTCCGCTTCGGCTTCCTCCTGCTGCTGTGGCTGTTCATCTTCGCCGCGTTCCGCGTGGTGCGCGCCGACCTGTTCGGCGGCCGCCCCGGGCGCGTGGCGTCGGTGCCGCCGCGTTCGTCGGCCCCCAAGAAGCGCGGCAACCGCGGCCCCAAGTCGCTGGTCGTCACCGCCGGGCCGCTCAGCGGCACCAAGATCACCCTCGGTGACCAGCCGATCCTCATCGGCCGCGCCGACGACTCGACCCTGGTCCTCACCGACGACTTCGCCAGTTCCCGGCACGCCCGCCTCACCAACCGCGGCGGCCAGTGGTACGTCGAGGACCTCGGATCCACCAATGGCACCTACCTCGACCAGCAGCGCGTGCAGGGCCCGCTGCTGGTGGGCCCCGGCCAGCCGATCCGCATCGGCCAGACCGCACTGGAGCTTCGTTCGTGA